In the bacterium genome, GATTCTGCGATTCAATCGTTGTGGGAGGACCTGTTCCGGTTCCCGCGCATCACCGCGCGGCTCTATCCACAGCGAACCGGTATTCGTCTGAAGATGCTCGCGCTTGGTCTGGCCGACCTCGAGGAGGCGGCGCGTGATCTGGGACACGAGTTCAATCTGCCCGTCGCTCTGTGGGGAACCGTCGAAGCGGGTCATCTTCAGGTGTGGGTCTTGCAGCCCGACGGCGAATCGCGTACCATCCAACATGCCGAGACACTTCTGGGCAAGCTGTACGAGATCGCGGTCGGATTGGAAGGCACGTGCGCTCCGGGAACGGTGTTGCCGTTCGACTCGCGTCTCATCGAGCCACCCACCGACGATTCGCCACTCATCGCGATCCGTCAGCGGATCATCGAAAAGTGCGATCCACATGGATTGTACGTTCCATTGACCGGCCCAGCCTGAAATGAAAAAGCCCGCCCCCTTATGCGGGAGCGGGCTTCGGACGATCTTTGAAAGGGCGGACTACCCGACCGCCTTCTTCAGTTCTTCGAACGTCACCGACTTGGGCCGCTCGATCGGCTCACCCCACGCGCGGCTGATGACCAGCTGCGAAGCGACGCCCAACGTACGCGAAACGCCGAACATCACCGTGTAGTATTTCGCCTGCGTCACGCCGAAGGCGTGCAGCAGAGTGCCGGAAATCGCGTCCACGTTCGGCCACGGATCCTTGATCTTCTGAATCGTCTGCAGGATCTTCGGCACCACGTCGTAAACCTGGCAGGCCAGCTTGAACACCGGATGGTTCGGGCACTCCTTTTCGCCGAAGGCGCGGAACGCCACGAACCGCGGATCGGTAATCCGCAGCACGGCATGGCCGTAGCCGGGAATCACGCGGCCCGAATCCAGAGTCTCACGCGCAAACTTGTCGAGCTGCTCGTTGGTCGGATTGCCCTTGAACTGCTCCACGACCATCTCGAGCCACGCCAGACACTCCTGATTGGCCAGACCATGCAGCGGGCCGGCCAGACCGTTCAGCCCCGCGCTCACCGAATAGTATACGTCCGACAGAGCCGAGCCGACGTTGTGGCAGGCATGAGCCGAGACGTTGCCGCTCTCGTGATCGCTGTGCAGAACCATGTAGAGTTGCATCAGCCGCGCGAAACCGCCCGACGGGTCTTTAACACCCATCATGTACGCATAGTTGGCGCCCCAATCCAGATCGGGCTTGGGATCAATGCGTGGGCCGAGATCATACTTCCAGCGATACACCGCCGCGCCCAGCGTGTGGATCTTGGCGATCAGATCCAGCGACTCTTCCAGACACGCCTCCCAATACTCGTCCTTCTTCATTCCTTCGTCGTAGCGCTTGCGGAACACCGACTCGCGCTCGAGAGCCAGGATCAGCGTGTTGAACACGGCCATCGGATGGGCATCCTTGGGGAAGGCGTCCAGAATCTTCCAAACGTAGCCCGGCACGGTCTGCCGCTTGGCCAAATCCGCCTGAAGATCCTTGGTTTCCGCGGCGCTGGGCAGTTCACCCGTCAAGAGCAGCCACAGCACTTCCTCCGGCAGCTTGCCCGTGAGTTCCATCAGAGGAATGTTGCGAATGATGAGTCCCTTGTCCGGCGGCACAGTGGAGGTGTCGCACAGCAGTCCCTTGACTCCGCGCATTCCTCCCAGCACGGCGCCCACGGTCACGTCCGAGATCTTCTTGTCCCCGTGGGTCTTACCGAAGTCCTTGATTGTGTTGCGGTATTCCGGTACCTTCTTCCGGAGTTTTTCGAGCAGAAGCGACATAGCTGTCATCCTTCCTGATTTGAGGGGTGAGTGAGTTTATTTACGAATGAAACGTTCGGAAAGATTGAGAGAAGGAGCGTCGGCTGGTCCTATGTGATAAATATCGCGCTTTCACACGTAATTGTCAACAATTCCTGAAATCGCTTCGCCGATTTTGCCTATATACGTAAACTCCGGAAACAGCTTAACATAAACTGCCAGAACCAGATGTCCCTTACCATTATTCTATCTCTGGCGAGTGCTGCACTGGTGGCTCTAATCGCCTATTTCGCGCTTCATCGAGCGATACGAAAGGGTGGAGAGGCATCGGAACTGGAAACGCGGCTCATGGCCCGGTTGGATTCCGTTCTCGAGGCGATGGGAAGGTGGCGCGACGAGTCACGAAGTACGGTGCAGGAAAAGATGACCGAACTGTATGGAAAGATCGAGGAACACAGCCGCGCCGCTCGCGCCGAAACCCATTCCACGCTCGATCAATTCCGCACCACATTGGAGGGCAATCGGCAGGCGGTGGCCGGAGAGCTGGCCCGCAACCGCGACGAGAGCCGCCAGTCGCTGGAATCCGTGACTCGTTCGCTGACCGAGCGCTTTGAGAAGCTTCAGGCCTCGAACGAGCAGAAACTCTCCGAAATTCGCGGCGAGGTCGAGCGCAAGCTGTCCGAGACTCTCGAACGCAGCGGTCAGGCGTTCAAGGACGTGACGGATCGTTTGTCACAACTCCATGAGACGAATCAGCGGATTATGCAGTTCTCGCAGGACCTGCATGAGCTGCAAAATATCCTCAAGGCTCCCCGCTTGCGCGGCGAGATGGGCGAAGTGGAGATGGAGCGGATGCTTCGCGACTGCCTCGCTCCCGATCAGTTCGAGATTCAGTTTGATATCGAAGGCAGCCGCGTGGACGCCATCATTCGCAATCCGCAGGGCTTGCTGCCGATTGACAGCAAGTTCCCGCTCGAAGCCTGGCGACGCGTGCACGATCCCGAGACTCCCGAGGCTGAACGAAATGCGGCTCGAAAAGACTTCATGAAAGCGGCCAAAGGACACATGGATACCATCGCCGCCAAGTACATCCGCCCGCCCGCCACTCTCGACTTTGCGGTGATGTACGTCCCCGCCGAAGGTGTGTACTACGAGATCATCGAGACCCCCGATCTGGCCGAATACGCCC is a window encoding:
- a CDS encoding citrate (Si)-synthase, with the translated sequence MSLLLEKLRKKVPEYRNTIKDFGKTHGDKKISDVTVGAVLGGMRGVKGLLCDTSTVPPDKGLIIRNIPLMELTGKLPEEVLWLLLTGELPSAAETKDLQADLAKRQTVPGYVWKILDAFPKDAHPMAVFNTLILALERESVFRKRYDEGMKKDEYWEACLEESLDLIAKIHTLGAAVYRWKYDLGPRIDPKPDLDWGANYAYMMGVKDPSGGFARLMQLYMVLHSDHESGNVSAHACHNVGSALSDVYYSVSAGLNGLAGPLHGLANQECLAWLEMVVEQFKGNPTNEQLDKFARETLDSGRVIPGYGHAVLRITDPRFVAFRAFGEKECPNHPVFKLACQVYDVVPKILQTIQKIKDPWPNVDAISGTLLHAFGVTQAKYYTVMFGVSRTLGVASQLVISRAWGEPIERPKSVTFEELKKAVG
- the rmuC gene encoding DNA recombination protein RmuC: MSLTIILSLASAALVALIAYFALHRAIRKGGEASELETRLMARLDSVLEAMGRWRDESRSTVQEKMTELYGKIEEHSRAARAETHSTLDQFRTTLEGNRQAVAGELARNRDESRQSLESVTRSLTERFEKLQASNEQKLSEIRGEVERKLSETLERSGQAFKDVTDRLSQLHETNQRIMQFSQDLHELQNILKAPRLRGEMGEVEMERMLRDCLAPDQFEIQFDIEGSRVDAIIRNPQGLLPIDSKFPLEAWRRVHDPETPEAERNAARKDFMKAAKGHMDTIAAKYIRPPATLDFAVMYVPAEGVYYEIIETPDLAEYARQRRIFPASPITFWALLQVTVIGFRGLRISENARRIAGLLSALHDDFEKVRDAFTKAGKQLGYAKTNMDEAAGHLDRFEVKLGNVQSSPLGEGERREIEPPEGEDA